From Panicum hallii strain FIL2 chromosome 2, PHallii_v3.1, whole genome shotgun sequence, a single genomic window includes:
- the LOC112880938 gene encoding secreted acidic protein 1A-like, with the protein MARTRQTARKITRGPPHPINHLQEVPYQEEPEQPEDLPEFVEIEDDDDDDYGYYEGGWVDTDTEEEPTEMPEDHPNTAGDSNEDAAGGDGADPGAAGRDYAKDGDDDPAASDGGDEDPEDDPEPANATD; encoded by the coding sequence ATGGCCAGAACCAGGCAGACCGCTCGCAAGATCACCCGTGGACCGCCTCATCCGATCAATCATCTTCAGGAAGTGCCCTACCAGGAAGAGCCCGAACAGCCGGAGGACTTACCCGAGTTCGTGGAGATCGAGGACGATGATGACGATGACTACGGCTACTACGAAGGAGGCTGGGTGGATACTGACACCGAGGAGGAGCCCACGGAGATGCCTGAGGACCACCCTAACACTGCAGGCGACAGCAATGAGGACGCTGCAGGAGGAGACGGTGCCGATCCAGGTGCCGCAGGAAGAGACTATGCTAAAGATGGAGATGATGACCCAGCTGCATCCGATGGTGGTGACGAGGATCCAGaagatgatccagagccagccaaCGCAACTGACTAA